A single window of Balaenoptera ricei isolate mBalRic1 chromosome 15, mBalRic1.hap2, whole genome shotgun sequence DNA harbors:
- the FLRT3 gene encoding leucine-rich repeat transmembrane protein FLRT3 isoform X1, with translation MISPAWSIFLIGAKIGLFLQVAPLSVMAKSCPSVCRCDAGFIYCNDRFLTSIPTGIPEDATTLYLQNNQINNAGIPSDLKNLLKVERIYLYHNSLDEFPTNLPKYVKELHLQENNIRTITYDSLSKIPYLEELHLDDNSVSAVSIEEGAFRDSNYLRLLFLSRNHLSTIPWGLPRTIEELRLDDNRISTISSPSLQGLTSLKRLVLDGNLLNNHGLGDKVFFNLVNLTELSLVRNSLTAAPVNLPGTNLRKLYLQDNHINRVPPNAFSYLRQLYRLDMSNNNLSNLPQGIFDDLDNITQLILRNNPWYCGCKMKWVRDWLQSLPVKVNVRGLMCQAPEKVRGMAIKDLNVELFDCKDSALVSTIQITTATPNTVHPAQGQWPAPVTKQPDMKNPKLTKDQRTTGNPARKTIVITVKAVTSDTIRISWKLVLPMTALRLSWLKLGHSPAFGSITETIVTGERSEYLVTALEPDSPYRVCMVPMETSNLYLFDETPVCIETETAPLRMYNPTTTLNREQEKEPYKNPNLPLAAIIGGAVALVTIALLALVCWYVHRNGSLFSRNCAYSKGKRRKDDYAEAGTKKDNSILEIRETSFQMLPISNEPISKEEFVIHTIFPPNGMNLYKNNHSESSSNRSYRDSGIPDSDHSHS, from the coding sequence ATGATCAGCCCAGCCTGGAGCATCTTCCTCATCGGGGCTAAAATTGGGCTGTTCCTCCAGGTGGCACCACTGTCAGTTATGGCTAAATCCTGTCCATCTGTGTGCCGCTGTGATGCCGGTTTCATTTACTGTAATGATCGTTTTCTGACATCCATTCCAACAGGAATACCAGAGGATGCTACAACTCTCTACCTTCagaacaaccaaataaataatgctGGGATTCCTTCAGATTTGAAAAACTTGCTGAAAGTAGAAAGAATATACTTATATCACAACAGTTTAGATGAATTTCCTACCAACCTACCAAAGTATGTGAAAGAGTTACATCTGCAAGAAAATAATATAAGGACTATCACTTATGATTCACTTTCAAAAATCCCCTATCTGGAAGAATTACATTTAGATGATAACTCCGTCTCAGCTGTTAGCATTGAAGAGGGGGCATTCCGAGACAGTAACTATCTCCGGCTGCTTTTCCTGTCCCGTAATCATCTTAGCACAATCCCCTGGGGTTTGCCCAGGACTATAGAAGAACTCCGCTTGGATGATAATCGTATATCCACCATCTCATCACCATCTCTTCAAGGTCTCACTAGCCTAAAACGCCTGGTTTTGGATGGAAACCTGCTGAACAACCACGGTTTAGGTGATAAAGTTTTCTTCAACCTAGTCAACTTAACAGAACTGTCACTGGTACGGAATTCCCTGACTGCTGCACCAGTAAACCTTCCAGGCACAAACCTGAGGAAGCTTTATCTTCAAGATAACCATATCAATCGGGTGCccccaaatgctttttcttatcTAAGGCAGCTGTATCGACTTGATATGTCCAATAACAACCTAAGTAATTTACCTCAGGGTATCTTTGATGATTTGGACAACATAACCCAATTGATTCTTCGCAACAATCCGTGGTATTGTGGGTGCAAGATGAAATGGGTGCGTGACTGGTTACAATCACTACCTGTGAAGGTCAATGTGCGTGGGCTCATGTGCCAAGCCCCTGAAAAGGTTCGGGGAATGGCTATCAAGGACCTCAATGTGGAACTGTTTGATTGTAAGGACAGCGCACTTGTAAGCACCATTCAGATAACCACTGCAACACCCAACACAGTGCATCCTGCTCAAGGACAGTGGCCAGCTCCAGTGACCAAACAACCAGACATGAAGAACCCCAAACTCACTAAGGATCAGCGAACCACGGGGAATCCAGCAAGAAAAACAATTGTCATTACTGTGAAAGCTGTCACCTCCGACACAATTCGTATCTCTTGGAAACTTGTCCTACCTATGACTGCTTTAAGACTCAGCTGGCTCAAACTGGGTCACAGCCCAGCGTTTGGATCTATAACGGAAACAATTGTAACAGGAGAACGCAGTGAATACTTGGTCACAGCCCTGGAGCCTGATTCGCCCTATCGAGTCTGCATGGTTCCCATGGAAACCAGTAACCTCTACCTATTTGATGAAACTCCTGTTTGTATTGAGACTGAAACCGCACCCCTTCGAATGTACAACCCTACGACCACCCTTAATCGAGAGCAAGAGAAAGAACCTTACAAAAACCCCAATTTACCATTGGCTGCCATCATTGGTGGGGCTGTGGCCCTGGTGACCATCGCCCTTCTCGCTTTAGTGTGCTGGTATGTTCATAGGAATGGATCACTCTTCTCAAGGAACTGTGCATACagcaaagggaagagaagaaaggatgaCTATGCGGAAGCTGGCACCAAGAAGGACAACTCCATCCTGGAAATCAGGGAGACTTCTTTTCAGATGTTACCGATAAGCAATGAACCCATCTCAAAGGAGGAATTTGTAATACACACCATATTTCCTCCTAACGGAATGAATCTGTACAAAAACAATCACAGTGAAAGTAGTAGTAACCGAAGCTACAGAGACAGTGGTATTCCAGACTCAGATCACTCACACTCATGA
- the FLRT3 gene encoding leucine-rich repeat transmembrane protein FLRT3 isoform X2: MSNNNLSNLPQGIFDDLDNITQLILRNNPWYCGCKMKWVRDWLQSLPVKVNVRGLMCQAPEKVRGMAIKDLNVELFDCKDSALVSTIQITTATPNTVHPAQGQWPAPVTKQPDMKNPKLTKDQRTTGNPARKTIVITVKAVTSDTIRISWKLVLPMTALRLSWLKLGHSPAFGSITETIVTGERSEYLVTALEPDSPYRVCMVPMETSNLYLFDETPVCIETETAPLRMYNPTTTLNREQEKEPYKNPNLPLAAIIGGAVALVTIALLALVCWYVHRNGSLFSRNCAYSKGKRRKDDYAEAGTKKDNSILEIRETSFQMLPISNEPISKEEFVIHTIFPPNGMNLYKNNHSESSSNRSYRDSGIPDSDHSHS, translated from the coding sequence ATGTCCAATAACAACCTAAGTAATTTACCTCAGGGTATCTTTGATGATTTGGACAACATAACCCAATTGATTCTTCGCAACAATCCGTGGTATTGTGGGTGCAAGATGAAATGGGTGCGTGACTGGTTACAATCACTACCTGTGAAGGTCAATGTGCGTGGGCTCATGTGCCAAGCCCCTGAAAAGGTTCGGGGAATGGCTATCAAGGACCTCAATGTGGAACTGTTTGATTGTAAGGACAGCGCACTTGTAAGCACCATTCAGATAACCACTGCAACACCCAACACAGTGCATCCTGCTCAAGGACAGTGGCCAGCTCCAGTGACCAAACAACCAGACATGAAGAACCCCAAACTCACTAAGGATCAGCGAACCACGGGGAATCCAGCAAGAAAAACAATTGTCATTACTGTGAAAGCTGTCACCTCCGACACAATTCGTATCTCTTGGAAACTTGTCCTACCTATGACTGCTTTAAGACTCAGCTGGCTCAAACTGGGTCACAGCCCAGCGTTTGGATCTATAACGGAAACAATTGTAACAGGAGAACGCAGTGAATACTTGGTCACAGCCCTGGAGCCTGATTCGCCCTATCGAGTCTGCATGGTTCCCATGGAAACCAGTAACCTCTACCTATTTGATGAAACTCCTGTTTGTATTGAGACTGAAACCGCACCCCTTCGAATGTACAACCCTACGACCACCCTTAATCGAGAGCAAGAGAAAGAACCTTACAAAAACCCCAATTTACCATTGGCTGCCATCATTGGTGGGGCTGTGGCCCTGGTGACCATCGCCCTTCTCGCTTTAGTGTGCTGGTATGTTCATAGGAATGGATCACTCTTCTCAAGGAACTGTGCATACagcaaagggaagagaagaaaggatgaCTATGCGGAAGCTGGCACCAAGAAGGACAACTCCATCCTGGAAATCAGGGAGACTTCTTTTCAGATGTTACCGATAAGCAATGAACCCATCTCAAAGGAGGAATTTGTAATACACACCATATTTCCTCCTAACGGAATGAATCTGTACAAAAACAATCACAGTGAAAGTAGTAGTAACCGAAGCTACAGAGACAGTGGTATTCCAGACTCAGATCACTCACACTCATGA